Below is a genomic region from Sphingomonas phyllosphaerae.
GGGATCGATGTCGCCCCCCGCGTCGCGGACTTCCGCCACCATCGCCGCGCGGACCGGCGTCGGCTGGAAGGCGAGCAGCACGCGCCCCGAGTTCGAGCGGTGCAGCGGCCGGCGATAGCCGACGCGCACTGCGAAACCCGACAGGCCGGGCGCCTCGACACCGGCGATGACCACCATCTCGGCGCCCGATGCGACCGCCAGATGGCAGCTTTGCCCGGTGGCCCGCGCAAGCCCCTGCATTACCGGCAGTGCGGTGATGGTGAGATCGCGTACCGGCGGACGACCCATGCCGAGCGCAAAGAGCCGGTTGGTGAGACGATATCCCTCATCGTCGCGCGCGATGTAGCGATGCTCCTCCAGCACCTGGAGCATGCGGAAAATCTCGCCGACCGATCGGCCCAGCGCGCCGGAGATATCGGACATCGTCAGGGCCTGTTCGGAGGTGGCGAGCAGTTCCAGAATCTCCAGCCCCTTCTTGAGCGCGGGAGCCTGATAGCGGGGCGGGGTCGTCATGGTCGGCGTATCCTAGCTTCGCGGAACCGACCACGCCAGCAAAGAGACGGTCGCGCGAATGAAAGCATCTTTCATATTTCAATTGCTTGATCAGCCTTCTAGGTTGCCGGTTCGGTGATCGCGCGACAAGATCAAGCCGAGAGAGGAAGCGTGCATGTTCCAACACTTGGCCCCCGGTTCATCGCCGCCCGATCGGCGGTGCGATGCCTTGCCGCGGTTCGGGATGGGAACGGCGGCGATCGGCAACCTCTATCGCGCGATCGATGACGCCACGGCGGAGGCGACCGTCGCCGCGGCCTTGGACGCCGGAATCCGTTACTTCGACACC
It encodes:
- a CDS encoding IclR family transcriptional regulator, whose protein sequence is MTTPPRYQAPALKKGLEILELLATSEQALTMSDISGALGRSVGEIFRMLQVLEEHRYIARDDEGYRLTNRLFALGMGRPPVRDLTITALPVMQGLARATGQSCHLAVASGAEMVVIAGVEAPGLSGFAVRVGYRRPLHRSNSGRVLLAFQPTPVRAAMVAEVRDAGGDIDPALDERLDALVAEGDAVTPSPMLEGITDLSAPVLEHGAARAALTVPFVAGRAARVSLDETRALLRDAVRSVSAQLQPTID